One region of Etheostoma spectabile isolate EspeVRDwgs_2016 chromosome 21, UIUC_Espe_1.0, whole genome shotgun sequence genomic DNA includes:
- the tmem130 gene encoding transmembrane protein 130, with product MDRLFFAWMWTLLPLITLGVAETTDPLTDLENIAGKLVFYQMEGNATYVRDTGELASGVPTETMFELFDPQKNFSTAKFTYTWDLGNGEVIQGTEPVARYHYSESGNYTLRLKVGAKVTKYAPLITDVYSTDVQVLDAIKHIELNGPSDYKVSQNTSLAFHVDGSPPIWVCWRFLPNCVPDMIGGCTLTVLYENTLRLNHTFTTIGVHCLDISVRNDVSKLQTSFSLYVRRNNNAHMLFILSCAAILVATFSFIMIIACHPRLYNRSQIATSTNAVFLKNQDCEGQSPILFKFSNVRTGEKEPLLLQYGNQYLS from the exons ATGGACAG acttttttttgcatGGATGTGGACTCTCCTTCCCCTGATCACTTTGGGTGTGGCAGAGACCACAGACCCTTTGACGGATTTGG AAAATATAGCTGGGAAGTTGGTTTTCTATCAGATGGAGGGAAACGCCACCTACGTGAGGGACACCGGAGAACTGGCTTCAGGTGTTCCCACTGAGACCATGTTTGAACTCTTCGATCCCCAAAAGAATTTCAGCACAGCAAAGTTCACCTATACATGGGACTTAGGGAACGG AGAGGTGATCCAGGGGACTGAGCCGGTGGCTCGCTATCACTACTCAGAATCAGGGAACTACACACTGCGGCTGAAAGTAGGAGCAAAAGTGACCAAATACGCACCTCTAATTACTGACGTCTACTCCACGGATGTCCAAGTGCTCG ATGCCATTAAACACATCGAGCTGAATGGGCCTTCCGATTATAAGGTGTCTCAGAACACCAGTTTGGCTTTTCATGTTGATGGAAG tccTCCCATATGGGTGTGCTGGCGTTTCCTGCCCAACTGTGTGCCGGACATGATTGGCGGCTGCACGCTGACAGTGCTGTATGAAAACACCCTGCGACTGAACCACACCTTCACCACTATCGGCGTCCACTGCTTGGACATCAGTGTCCGCAATGACGTCAGCAAGCTGCAGACCTCCTTCAGCCTTTATGTCAGGAGAAACA ATAACGCCCACATGCTCTTCATCCTGTCATGTGCTGCCATTCTTGTAGCAACCTTCTCTTTCATCATGATCATCGCCTGCCACCCTCGTCTTTACAACAGATCACAG aTTGCTACTTCCACCAACGCTGTATTCCTGAAGAACCAGGACTGTGAAGGTCAAAGCCCGATTCTTTTTAAATTCTCCAACGTGAGGACGGGAGAGAAGGAGCCACTCCTCCTGCAGTATGGGAATCAATACTTGAGTTAA